From Heteronotia binoei isolate CCM8104 ecotype False Entrance Well chromosome 12, APGP_CSIRO_Hbin_v1, whole genome shotgun sequence, the proteins below share one genomic window:
- the CAMSAP1 gene encoding calmodulin-regulated spectrin-associated protein 1 isoform X5, with protein sequence MESDDTPVSESDLSSAPVKMSPHMAMIDALMMAYTVEMISIEKVVASVKRFSTFSASKELPYDLEDAMIFWINKVNLKMREITEKEIKLKQHLLESPGHQKSPSKWYWKLVPVRYRRDHLSSRQLPFFPMLEDLMKDCSDGAALLAVIHYYCPEQMKLDEICLKEVTSIADSIYNIQLLREFSNEYLNKCFYLTLEDMLYAPLVLKSNVMVFIAELFWWFENVKPDFVQPRDLQEVKDAKTMLQQKSSRPPVPISNATKRSFMASPVASSSADTQPPVQLPLETCNRYYLHPEEFESLGKGSPAFSPSHPLLPLRQKQQKSLQGEDSSGQRHRSNSLTRVDGQPRESVLAWPDKKPRPLSQPTQFGLHHATSSDADPSSGDSISLARSISKDSLASNIINITPKQQSHCLPVKSNGKSLLNNVEIEDEDEELIAIIRPDATPSHGNLELQSVPARSPGFVAAAWAQKPQNEAPESKPESFFLEPLMPAVLRPAKEKQIINKEDECGEGKTRGFVAKRLNEGHMSLVRKKTNSNHADHNLNRTFSVASSSELTTVAGSGMADPLVQSEVSAEPFRPQASSSLEPPPRDQSFGGFFLHAAKPDEEVVSSANMGYVKSPSSHVADTSWTIVRQDSDSDILDMEEAEQDLVADDHPIIAKYIGEEESAKLQEDMKVKEHEDKDDASGRSSPCLSTISQVSSVSMTSGSARMTNFAERKLQRLNSYETKSSTSSSQKTTPDGSECCPAPLTTWKQKREQSPNRQSKDNVNLLASELVQLHMQLEEKRRAIETQKKKMEALSARQRLKLGKAAFLHVVKKGKGPDVSQSPKPEHFTKEYSRHNGEGLDDTNSLNSKSEVFFVKEEGTEDVLDDSCEVPKVKMQETIAFVEQNNPKEPTIHELEKSKMISAALLEENIEVADINECDLSIEKLNETISTLQQAILKISQQQELLMKAPAVPSSRGSSQDQKIKAPIHFVESLSPTGMSSLRKPPRLGQGRSPRSGRPSELKVAKDRQQTMARIKTPTPSVDTLPHLRQFPSANSPKTPTETALENNVNSGSTPQEKLVFDSYRLRDESNHPGEFLLSTSKDTNILSEAIKDVNSNIEDFIHSFDGSGKENVPAEEPLRSKVSLIEVDLSDLKVPDEDVESQGSSTDLISEIDQKSGVGFFFKDEQKAEDELAKKRAAFLLKQQRKAEETRLRKLQLEAEVEQKRDETRRKAEEDRIRKEEEKARRELIKQEYLRRKQQQILEEQGLGKPKSKPKKPRPKSVHREESYSDSGTKCSSTPDNLSSAQSGSSLSLASAATTEPESVHSGGTPSQRVESMESLPILSRNASRNMERDWENTSTASSIASVAEYTGPKLFKEPSSKSNKPIIHNAISHCCLAGKVNEPHKNSILEELEKCDANHYIILFRDAGCQFRALYCYYPDTEEIYKLTGTGPKSITKKMIDKLYKYSSDRKQFNLIPAKTMSVSVDALTIHNHLWQPKRPAVPKKTQTRK encoded by the exons ATGGAGAGCGATGATACACCTGTGTCCGAATCTGATCTCAGCAGCGCGCCAGTCAAAATG AGTCCTCACATGGCAATGATTGATGCTCTTATGATGGCCTACACTGTGGAAATGATCAGCATTGAAAAAGTGGTTGCAAGTGTCAAACGTTTTTCTACATTTAGTGCCTCAAAGGAATTGCCCTATGATCTGGAGGATGCAATGATATTCTGGATTAATAAG GTGAACCTTAAAATGAGAGAAATAACTGAAAAAGAGATCAAATTGAAACAGCACCTACTGGAAAGCCCAGGTCACCAAAAG TCTCCCTCCAAATGGTATTGGAAATTAGTACCT GTACGATATCGTCGAGATCACCTTTCAAGCAGGCAGTTACCATTTTTCCCGATGCTTGAAGATCTCATGAAGGACTGCAGCGATGGAGCTGCTTTACTGGCTGTAATACACTATTACTGTCCTGAACAAATGAAGCTAGATG AAATCTGCCTGAAAGAAGTCACATCGATTGCAGACAGCATCTATAACATTCAGCTGCTTCGGGAGTTCTCAAACGAATACTTAAACAAATGTTTTTACCTCACATTGGAGGACATGCTATATGCACCTTTAGTTCTGAAG TCCAATGTAATGGTCTTCATTGCTGAATTATTCTGGTGGTTTGAGAATGTCAAGCCTGACTTTGTGCAGCCCAGAGACCTCCAAGAAGTAAAAGATG CTAAAACAATGTTGCAGCAGAAGAGCAGTAGGCCACCTGTTCCCATTTCCAATGCGACCAAACGGAGTTTCATGGCCAGCCCAGTGGCTTCCAGCTCAGCTGACACCCAGCCCCCAGTTCAGCTTCCTTTGGAGACTTGCAACAGGTATTACCTGCATCCTGAAGAATTTGAGTCCCT TGGAAAAGGAAGCCCTGCCTTCAGCCCATCCCATCCATTACTGCCACTGAGACAGAAACAACAGAAGTCTCTGCAGGGGGAGGACAGTTCAG GTCAACGCCATCGTTCTAATTCATTGACTAGAGTGGATGGGCAGCCACGGGAGTCAGTTCTTGCTTGGCCAGATAAGAAACCAAG GCCTCTGTCTCAGCCGACACAGTTTGGTCTTCATCATGCCACAAGCAGTGACGCAGACCCTAGTTCTGGTGATAGCATTAGCTTGGCTCGATCGATCAGCAAGGACAGTCTAGCATCAAACATCATCAATATCACTCCAAAACAGCAGTCTCACTGTTTGCCAGTGAAAAGCAATGGGAAAAGCTTGCTGAACAATGTTgagatagaagatgaagatgaagaattgaTTGCAATAATCCGACCAGATGCCACGCCAAGCCACGGCAACCTTGAACTTCAGAGTgtgccagctagatcaccaggCTTTGTTGCAGCTGCGTGGGCTCAAAAGCCACAAAATGAGGCCCCAGAGAGCAAACCAGAGAGTTTTTTCCTCGAGCCTTTAATGCCTGCTGTACTGCGACCAGCAAAGGAAAAACAAATAATTAACAAGGAGGACGAATGCGGCGAAGGGAAAACACGAGGTTTTGTAGCAAAGAGGCTGAATGAGGGACACATGTCTTTAGTTCGTAAAAAAACAAATAGCAATCATGCAGATCACAACCTCAACAGGACTTTTAGTGTAGCTTCTAGTTCAGAATTAACCACAGTTGCTGGTTCTGGCATGGCAGATCCATTGGTACAATCGGAGGTAAGCGCAGAACCCTTTCGGCCTCAAGCGAGTAGCAGTTTGGAGCCTCCACCTCGAGACCAGTCCTTTGGCGGATTCTTTCTTCATGCTGCCAAACCAGATGAGGAGGTGGTAAGCAGTGCCAATATGGGCTATGTGAAAAGCCCAAGTTCCCACGTAGCAGACACCTCCTGGACAATTGTGAGGCAAGATTCTGACTCCGACATTCTAGACATGGAGGAAGCAGAGCAAGACCTAGTGGCGGATGACCATCCGATAATTGCCAAGTACATTGGAGAAGAGGAGTCGGCAAAGCTACAGGAAGACATGAAAGTAAAGGAGCACGAAGATAAAGATGATGCCAGCGGGCGTTCGAGTCCTTGTCTGAGCACCATTTCCCAGGTTAGTAGTGTGTCCATGACCAGTGGGAGTGCCAGGATGACTAACTTTGCCGAACGGAAGCTGCAGAGGCTGAACAGTTATGAAACCAAATCCAGTACGAGTAGTTCACAGAAGACCACGCCCGATGGGTCAGAGTGTTGCCCGGCTCCGTTAACCACATGGAAGCAGAAGAGGGAGCAGAGCCCAAACAGGCAAAGCAAAGATAATGTTAATCTCTTGGCTTCTGAACTGGTGCAGCTTCATATGCAACTAGAGGAGAAGCGAAGAGCAATCGagactcagaagaagaagatggaggcGCTGTCAGCCAGGCAGCGATTAAAGCTGGGCAAGGCGGCATTTTTGCATGTGGTTAAAAAGGGGAAAGGCCCTGACGTCTCACAGTCTCCTAAACCAGAACACTTCACAAAAGAGTACTCGAGGCACAACGGGGAAGGCCTGGATGATACTAACTCTTTGAACTCTAAGTCAGAAGTGTTCTTTGTGAAAGAGGAAGGGACAGAAGATGTCCTTGATGACTCTTGTGAAGTACCCAAAGTGAAAATGCAGGAAACCATTGCTTTTGTTGAGCAGAACAATCCAAAAGAACCCACCATCCATGAATTGGAGAAAAgcaaaatgatttctgctgcGCTCCTGGAAGAGAACATTGAAGTGGCCGACATCAATGAATGTGATCTTTCGATTGAAAAATTAAATGAAACAATCAGTACCCTCCAGCAGGCTATATTGAAGATTTCTCAGCAGCAGGAACTCTTAATGAAAGCGCCGGCAGTGCCATCATCAAgagggagctcacaggaccaaAAGATAAAAGCACCGATTCATTTTGTCGAGTCCCTCTCTCCTACAGGAATGAGCAGCCTTCGTAAACCTCCTCGACTTGGCCAAGGACGGAGTCCCCGCTCTGGGAGGCCATCAGAACTGAAAGTCGCGAAGGACAGACAGCAAACTATGGCACGGATCAAAACCCCAACTCCCAGTGTTGACACTTTGCCACATTTAAGGCAGTTTCCGTCAGCCAATTCACCGAAGACACCGACTGAAACGGCCCTTGAAAATAATGTGAATTCAGGAAGCACCCCTCAGGAGAAGCTTGTCTTTGATAGCTATAGACTCCGTGATGAGAGCAATCACCCAGGGGAATTTCTTCTGTCTACTTCCAAAGACACTAATATCCTCTCTGAAGCTATCAAAGATGTAAATAGCAACATAGAGGACTTTATCCATTCTTTTGATGGCTCAGGGAAAGAGAATGTCCCAGCAGAAGAACCCTTGAGAAGCAAAGTTAGTCTAATTGAAGTAGACCTGTCTGATTTGAAAGTCCCAGATGAAGATGTTGAAAGCCAAGGCAGCTCCACAGACTTAATCAGTGAAATTGACCAGAAGTCAGGAGTTGGGTTTTTCTTTAAG GATGAGCAGAAAGCAGAAGATGAACTGGCCAAAAAACGCGCAGCCTTCCTCTTAAAGCAGCAGCGCAAAGCTGAAGAAACGCGACTTCGAAAACTGCAACTGGAGGCAGAGGTTGAACAAAAGCGAGATGAAACCCG TCGCAAAGCCGAGGAAGATAGAATacggaaggaggaagagaaagctCGAAGAGAGCTCATCAAACAGGAATATCTGAGAAGGAAACAACAGCAGATCTTGGAAGAGCAGGGCCTCGGGAAGCCCAAATCTAAACCCAAGAAGCCCAGGCCAAAATCTGTCCACCGGGAAGAGTCCTATAGCGACTCAGGGACAAAGTGCTCTTCTACTC CTGATAATTTAAGCAGTGCTCAGTCTGGTTCCAGCCTCTCCTTGGCATCAGCAGCAACAACTGAGCCTGAAAGTGTCCATTCGGGTGGCACACCTTCCCAGCG AGTGGAATCAATGGAATCTTTGCCCATATTGAGTCGGAATGCCAGTCGAAACATGGAGAGAGACTGGGAAAACACCTCAACAGCCTCTTCAATTGCTTCGGTGGCTGAATATACTG GTCCAAAACTGTTTAAAGAACCCAGCAGCAAGTCAAACAAACCAATTATCCACAACGCTATATCCCACTGCTGTCTTGCTGGAAAAGTGAATGAACCTCACAAAAACTCCATATTGGAG GAGCTTGAGAAGTGTGATGCCAACCATTACATCATTTTGTTCCGCGATGCCGGCTGCCAGTTCAGGGCACTTTATTGCTACTATCCCGACACAGAAGAAATCTACAAGCTGACAGGAACGGGGCCAAAGAGCATCACCAAGAAAATGATTGACAAACTTTATAAATACAGCTCGGACAGAAAGCAGTTTAACCTGATTCCAGCCAAAACCATGTCCGTTAGTGTAGACGCTCTGACGATTCATAATCATTTGTGGCAACCCAAGCGACCCGCAGTGCCAAAGAAGACTCAGACTCGCAAATGA